A segment of the Sulfitobacter sp. D7 genome:
CCACCGCCAGCAAGGCGACGCTGGCCAGCCAAAGCGCCACGAACCAGCCGCTGCGTTTCAGCCATTTTCCCATCAGTGATAGCCCTCCTCGGGGTCGATCTTGCCGCGGAACACCCAATAGGCATAGGCCGTGTAGCTGAGGATCAGCGGCAGCAGCACCAGCGTGCCGACCAGCGCGAACATCAGGCTTTCATCGGGGGCGGCGGCATCGGCGATGGTCAGGCTTGGCGGCACCATATGCGGGTAAAAGCTGATCCCGATGCCGATGAAGCCCAACACGAACAGCGCCTGCGCACAGAGGAACGGCTGAATGTCCGCCTTGCGTTGCAAGCCGCGCAGCATCCCAAAGGCCGCAAGCGCCACCAAAAGCGGCACCAAGCCGCTGAACAGCGCCGTGGGCCACGCGAACCACCGCTCGAAATAGACGGCATCGGTGAACGGCGTCCAAAGGCTGACCATCCCCATGAAGACCAAAGTCGCCACCGCCAGCGGCCAGGCGAGGCGGCGCATGTGGGCCTGTATGCGGCCCTCAAGCTTCATGTTGAGCCACGTGGCCCCCAGCAGAGCATAGCCCACGGTCACCGCCACCCCGGTCAGGATCGAGAAAGGCGTGAGCCAATCCCACCAGCCGCCCGCATAGGCGCGGCCTTCGATCTCGATCCCCTGCACCAGCGCGCCAAGGGCGATGCCCTGACAGAAGGAGGCCACCAGCGAGCCGCCGAAAAACGCCATGTCCCACAGGGGCTTCCAACGTTTGGTGCGCCAACGGTACTCGAACGCCACGCCGCGAAAGATCAGCCCCAGCAGCATCAGGATGATCGGCATGTAAAGCGCGGGCATGACAACCGCATAGGCCAGTGGAAAGACCGCAAAAAGCCCACCGCCGCCCAGCACCAGCCAAGTCTCGTTGCCGTCCCAGATGGGGGCGACCGAGTTCATCATCACGTTGCGCTCGCCCTCGTCCTTGGTCATCGGAAAGAGCAGCCCAACCCCCAGATCGAACCCGTCGAGGACGACATAGATCAGCACGGCACCGGCGATGATCCCGGCCCAGATGAACGAAAGTTCCAGTCCAAACATCTCAGCTATCCTCGCGCTTGTTTTTGACCGCTTTGTCTCTGACCGCCGCCTCTTCGCCGACAGCAAGGATCGGCCCGTCATCCTGCGCGGCGTCATCCTGCGCCGCGTCGCGTTCGTCTTCCAGCACATGATCCACAACCGGTTTGCGCATCATCGCCACGATATACCACGTGCCCGCGCCAAAGACGAAAAAGTACACCACGATGAAAGCGATCAGCGAGGTCGCCACGGCAGGTGCCTCAATCGGTGCAAGGCTTTCAGAGGTTCGCAGCAGCCCGTAAACCGTGAAGGGCTGCCGCCCGACCTCGGTCGTGATCCAGCCCGCCAGCACCGCGACAAAGCCGGTCGGCCCCATCAGCAGCGCCAACCGGTGCAACAGCGGCGCGTCGTAGAGCCGCCCCCGCAGCCGCGCGAGTGCGGCCCAAAGACCCAGCCCCAGCATCGCAAAACCAAGCGCAATCATGATGCGGAAAGACCAGAAGACAATCGCGACGGGCGGCTCATCCTCATCCGGGATCGTGTCGAGCCCCGGCAGCGGCGCGTTCAGATCATGCTTTAGGATCAGTGAAGAGAGCTTGGGGATCTCGACCGCATAATCAATGCGCTTTTCTTCGGGGTTCGGGATGCCGAAAAGGATCAGCGGTGCGCCATCTGGATGGCTGTCGTAATGCCCCTCCATCGCCATGACCTTGGCGGGCTGATGCTCCAGCGTGTTGAGGCCGTGCATGTCGCCCGCAAAAATCTGTAGCGGCGTGACCAACAGAAGCATCCACATCGCCATCGAGAACATCCGCCGCGCGGCCCGGTCGGCGTGATCGCGCAGCAAGTGCAAACCGCCAACCCCGCCCACGACCAGCGCCGTGGTCAGATAGGCCGCCAGCACCATATGCACCAACCGGTAGGGGAATGACGGGTTAAAGACGATCGCCCACCAGTCCTCGGGCACGAATTGCCCCACGTCGTTGATGCCAAAGCCCGCAGGGGTCTGCATCCAGCTGTTGACCGACAGGATCCATGTCGCCGAGGCCAGCGTGCCCAGTGCCACCAGCGCTGTGGCAAACATATGCAGCCCGTCGCCGACCCTTTTGCGGCCAAAGAGCATGATGCCAAGGAACCCGGCTTCGAGGAAGAAAGCCGAGAGGACTTCATAGGCCATCAGCGGCCCGACAACCGGCCCTGCCTTGTCGGAAAACACCGACCAGTTTGTGCCGATCTGGTAGGACATGACGATGCCCGAGACGACCCCCATGCCAAAGGCCACGGCAAAGATTTTCTTCCAATAGTTAAAGAGCTTCAGATAGGTTTCTTCGCGTTTCCACAGCCAAAGCGCGTTCAGCACGGCCAGAAAACTCGCCAACCCGATCGAGAAAGCCGGGAAGATGATGTGAAACGAAACCGTGAATGCAAACTGCACCCGCGCTAGGATTTCGGCGGTGTAACCGTCGAGCATGAGAAGCCCTCGCGTGTTGTTTCCTGACCTATATAGGACCGGGGGGAGGGAGAGGCACAGGCTAAATTGCCGCAGTCCTTTGCGCGCGCTAACTGTCGAAGGTTATCACGACGCGCAGCCCCGGCGCGTTGTCGATCAGTTCCAGCCTTGCCCCATGCAGTTTCGCCACCCCATCGACCAGCGCCAGCCCCAGCCCATGGCCCGGCGTGCCTCGGCTGCGGTCAAGCCGGTAGAGCCGCTGCAGCACTTTGTCGCGGTCCGCCGCCGGAATGCCGGGGCCGCTGTCCGCTAAAGTGAGCACGACCTGTCCTGCCGTCTGGTTCAACGATATCTCTACCGCTTCGGCATCGCCGGAATGGCGCAGAGCGTTCTCGATCAGATTGGCCAGCAGTTGGCCCAACAGCGCCCGGTCGCCGGTGACATGGGTCGATGTCTCCGGCAGATCGCAGAGCAAGCGTTTGCCCTGCTCCCCCGCTGCGGGCTCATAAAGCTCGATCATGGTGCGGCAAAGCGCGGCCAGATCGACGGGGGCGAAATGGGCGCGGGCGTCGCCCTGCTCTACCTGCGCCAATTGCAGCAGGGATTGGAAAATGGCCGCGATACCGTCCAACTCGGCGCGGGCGCGGGCCAGCGGCTCGGCGCGGTCCTCGCCCGTGGCCTCGGCCCGATCCAGATCGTCCAGATGCACCGAGACACGCTGTATCGGCGTCTTCAGATCATGCGCGATATCCAGTGACACCTGCCGCAACGCCGCCACAGAGGTTTCCTGCGCCCGAGCCATCTGGTTCACCGCCTCTCCGATGCGCAGCAGGTCATCCGACCAGCGTGCCCCCGGCGCGACCCTTGCTGCCAGATCGCCCGCAGTGAGCCGGTCCAGCGTGGCGCGGATCACCTCAACATGACGTTTAGAGCGTCGGGCAAGGATCAGCCCGCCCGAGAGCGCAATCAGCACCGTGGGCAGAAGGCTGACCAACAGAATGTTGACGAAAACCTCACGCAGGGCCGTGATCTCGGCCCGGCTGCGCGCGATGGTCAAAAGCCCGCCATAAAGCGTGTCGGTCAGGGTCAGATAAACCCCGGTATACTGCGCCCGCGCCGCGCCGATTGAGACGATGTGATAGCCCTCGTTGTCCCGCGCGATGGCCCCGTTGCCGTAGATACGCCCATTCGGGCCGATATAGCTGAGGATCAGACGGTTGGGATCAGTCTCACGCGATTCCGCCTCGACCAGCCGCGCCAATGCCGAGGCGCCCGGGGCGGCGCGAAAGCCTGCCATGTCCTGCGCCAGATCGGCGCGGATGGCCTGCTCGAACGACCGCTGCGTGACCGCATAGCTTGCCGCGAGGCTTAAAAGGCTGACGATGGTGAACAAAAGCACCAGCAAAAGCGCCAGACGCAGCGGCATCGACCGCCAGAGCCCCGCCAGCCGCGCCCTCATGCGTCGATCCTATAGCCCGCGCCGCGCACGGTTTGGATCAACTCGGTGTGAAAGGGCCGGTCCACTTTGGCGCGCAACCGGCTGATGTGGGTTTCGACCACATTGGTCATCGGATCAAAAGAGATATCCCAGACGGCCTCTAGCAGCATGGTGCGCGTCTGCACCCGGCCTTTGCGGCGCATCAGATGCTCCAACAAAGCAAATTCGCGCGGCAGCAAGTCGATGTCCTGCCCGGCCCGCGTCACCCGGCGGCTGATGAGGTCCATCGTCAGATCCCCGGCGCGCAGGGTGGTCTCCTGCTCCAACGCCTGCGGACGACGCGCCAGTGCGTTCACCCGTGCCGACAGTTCGCCAAAGGCAAAGGGTTTGACCAGATAATCATCTGCCCCGGCGTTCAGCCCGTCGATCCGGTCTTCGACCGCGCCCATTGCCGTGAGCAGCAACACCGGTGTGGCATTGCCTGCCCCGCGCAGGGTTTTCAGCAGGGTCAGCCCATCAAGTTCCGGCAGCATCCGGTCGAGGATCAGCACGTCATATTGCCCGGTGGTGGCCTGCACCAACCCGTCGCGGCCATCGGCCACCACATCCACCGCATGCCCCTCTTCGCGCAGGCCGCGCGCGATATAGGTGCTGGTGGTGGTATCGTCTTCGACAACAAGCAGTTTCATCGCAGTCTCATGTAGGATCACCAAAGGTTTAGGGCAAATCCGCGGCCCACGCATCCTGCGGCCTGCATTCTCACAAATTTGTATAGCCCCTGCGACGGGGCTGTAAAACCTGCGCCCCAAATAGGGGTCCAGAAACACCGAATGCACAGCAAGGAGCATCTCATGAACCAGACCTTTTCCAAGGCCCCCCGCGCCGCCGCCCTTGCGCTGAGCGCCGCCGTCGCCGCGACCCCGATGCTGGCGCTTGCGCCCACAGCCGCGCTGGCCGTCCCGGCTGGCGGCTATGCCGACTTGGTCGAGGCCGTCTCTCCCGCCGTGGTCTTTATCGAAGTGACCGCGAAACAGCAAAGCACACAGATCCAGCAGCAACTGCCCCCCGGCATGTCCGAAGAACTGCGCCGCCGGTTTGAACATATGCTGCCCGACCAACCCGGCGCCGAAGCGACTCCGCGCCAAGGTCTGGGGTCCGGTTTCATCATCTCCGAAGATGGCCAAATCGTGACAAACCACCACGTCGTCGCAGGCGCCGAGACGGTAACCGTGAAGCTCGCCGATGGCCGCAGCTTTGACGCCGAGGTCGTGGGCAGCGACGCGATGACCGACATCGCGCTGCTAAAGGTCGCCGCGGATGTGGACCTGCCCAAGGTGGACTTCGGCACCTCCAAGACCCTGCGCGTCGGCGATGAAGTCGTGGCCGTGGGCAACCCCTTTGGTCTTGGCGGCACCGTGACTTCGGGCATCATTTCGGCCCTGTCGCGTGACATTCAGGCCGGGCCGTTCGATGATTTCATCCAGACCGACGCGGCGATCAACCGCGGCAACTCCGGCGGGCCGCTGTTTAACAACGATGGCGAAGTCGTGGGCGTGAACACCGCGATCCTGTCGCCGGGTGGCGGCTCTGTCGGGATCGGCTTCTCGGTGCCTTCTGACCTCGTGCAGACCATCGTGGCCGATCTGGCCGATGACGGCTTGGTCGAGCGTGGCTGGCTGGGTGTGCAAATCCGGCAGATGACCCCCGAGGTCGCCAATGTGCTGGGCTATGACGAGCCGCGCGGCGCGGTGATCGAAGCGGTTTCCGAGGACAGCCCCGCCGCCAAAGCGGGCCTTAAGAAAGGTGATATCATCCTGTCCTTCGGCGACACAGAGGTGGACGATCTGCGCGACCTGACCCGCGCGGTGGCAACCACCACGCCTGAGACGGCGGCAGAGGTTGTCGTGCTGCGCAAAGGATCTGAGCAGACCCTCGACGTGACCGTGGGCACGCTGGAACCCAAGCCGGCGTGATCCATGCCTTCCCGGCGCCCCTCATGTCGCCGGGAAACCCCAGCCCTTAACCCTCGCCGGGGCTGGGCAGCCTGCCCCGGTGGTCCTGCACTGCCGGGGCTTTTTACGCGCGCTCGCTGTCTTCGGCTGAGGCGGGCGGCGCATTGTGAATATGAAAGCGCACCAGTTCCGCGACCGAATTCGCCTCAAGCTTGCGCATCACCCGCGCGCGGTGCACCTCAACCGTTTTGATGGAGATATCCATCTCACTGCCGATCTCACGGTTCGAGAGCCCCGCCACCACCCGTTCAAAAACCCGATGCTCTTGCGGGGTGAGCCGGGCCAGCAGCTGCGCATTCTCTACCTCGGCCTCTTCGCCCTTGCGCCGCGCGGCATCGGCCTGAAGGGCGGTGTTGATGAGGTCGAGCATGTTCTGGTTGTTGAAGGGTTTTTCGATGAAATCCACCGCGCCTGCCTTCATCGCCGTCACGGCGGTAGAGACATCGCCGAAGGCCGTCATCAAGATCAGCGGCACTTTGATCCCCCGCGCATTCAGCGCCTTTTGCAGTTCTAGCCCGCTCATCCCCGGCATCCGTACATCGCTGACGAGGCAGCAGTTGCCACTGTCCTCATAGCTGTCGAGGAACGCGGCCGCCGATGCAAATGGAATCGCGCGCAGCCCGACAGACCCCAGCAACCACACCAGAGACTCCCGCACCGCGGCGTCATCATCAACGACGTAAACGATCCCGTTTTCTGACATTTTACTTTTGCACCTCCAGCGGCAGACGCACGCTCAGGCAGGCCCCCTCTGCATCGGATTTCGTCACGGCGATTGTCCCGCCATGCGACAGAACGATCGTTTCGCAAATCGCCAGCCCCACGCCAAGCCCCTTGTCCTTGGTCGAGCGGAAGGCGCTGAAGGCCGTCTGCGCAGGCATGTCCGGGGCAAATCCGCGGCCCGCATCGGCCACGACGATCACGATCTCCTCCGCCTCGCACCGCGCAGAAACCGAAACTTCGGCATCAGGGCGACCCGCTTCCCGGCAGGCATCAATGCCGTTCTTGATCAGGTTGATCAAAAGCTGCTCAATCTCGATCCGGGCGCAGGTCAACTCGACCTCCCCACATTGATCGTCGATCTCCACGGCGACGCCGGTGGCCGAGCTTTCCGGCTGGATCAACAGTTGCACCGAGCGCAGGATATCTTCGAAGCGCACCGCATGGCGGTCGGCATCGTCACTGTGCAGATAGTTCGACATGGACCGCAGGATGGCGCTGGCCCGTTCCGATTGGCTTTGCATATTATTAAGCACGGCGATCATATCCTCTCTCTCAAGCTGGTCGTTCTTGGCCCGCAACACACAGCCTGCGGCAAAATTGTGAATAGCCGCTAAAGGCTGGTTCAATTCATGGGCGATGGCAGCGGTCATCTGGCCCAATGTCTCGCGCCGGTTGAGCAGTTGCAGCGCCGTTTCATGGCGGTGCAACCGCTCTTCGCGCTCGACCTTTTCGGTGATGTCGGATGCGATGGTCAAAAGCCCGCCTGCGGCCACGGGGTAATCCGTCACCTCCAACCAGCGCCCCTTGGAAGACCGCGCACGAAAGAACTTGGCCGGGGTGTTGCGCCGATCGCGCCGCTGCTCGCTCCAGCGGACCTTGCCTTCGGCGGTCGTGGCCAGTGTGCCGGTTCGCGTGAAATGCGCGAGCAACTCATCAAAGTGCTTTCCGATGATGTCGCCGTCCATCCCGGCGTAGGTCGCGCGGTATTCCTCGTTGCAATAGACCAAGCGGTCGTTGCTGTCGAAAAGCGCCACCATGGTCGAGATGGTCTCAAAAGCCAGCGCCAGCGCCTCCAGCGCGCTTTTGCGCTCAGTCTCGGCCATGGCGATTTCGGTCATGTCGAAACAGGTGCCGCGATAGCCTGCCAATTGAGCGTGGCTGTCAAAAAAGGGTTTGCCCGACATGTCGATTTGCCGCGCCCGCCCATCCCCGAGGGGCAGAACCAACCGCAAGTCCCGGAACGGCGCCCGGGCGGCCAATCTTTGCTGAAGCTGGTCGAAATCGCCTTGGTCTTGCGCCAGATCGGCCTCGGCGAGGGTCTTGCCCAGAGCGAAAATCGGGGTTTCCGCATCGGTTTGACGGCCCCCGCCGGACAGGAAGGTGAACCGCCCATCGGCGTCCATCTCCCAGACCCAATCGGTCGCGCTTTCGGTGAAATCGCGAAACCGGGTTTCGCTTTCCACCAGATCGGTGAGGACGTTCTGCTGATCCGTAACATCTTGGATCGCGGCCAAAAGATGCACCTGACGCCCCCGGTTCAAGCGGCGAATGCAGGTGCGCGCTTCGATCTGGCGACCGTTGGCGGCCAGAAACTTTACATTCTCGACCACGTCGCGGGGGCGGCTGCCAGCCATATGCAGGTTGTTGCGGATCGTGGCGCGGCTGCGCGGCTCGACAAAGCTTTGGCCCTGCTGCCACATCTCGCGCAGACTCTGCGCATCGCGGCCCAAGAGCGCCTCCACCTCGGGAGAGACATCAACCAGCGCGCCCTCTTGATCCCATTCCAGATAGCCCACCCCCGCCACCTCAGCCGCGAGCGCGTGTTTCGCCGCGCTGACCTCTGCGTCATGCACCGCGTCCTGCGAGGCGGAGCGGTCCATTATCATCACCAGCACCCCCACCACCTGCCCCCGGTCGGATAGGGGCTGATAGATCGCCGCCCCTTGGGAGCGGGCCAGAACCGGGCGCGAGAAATCGAAACGCCATGTGACCTGCCGCCCGGCCAGCGCCTTTTCGAGGTTGTCCGACACCTCCTCCAGCAGGTCCGGCGGGATAATCTGCGACAGGTGTTTGCCCACGATCTCATCGGCGGATTTCCCAAAGGAGGCGCTATAGGCATCATTGACGAAGGCATAGGTCATATCCGGTGTCAGAAAGGCCGCCTGCACGGGCACATCGTTCAGTAAATCGGGCAGTTTCCTGCGGGTCTCATCGGAGTTGGCGCTGCCCTGAAGCTTGCGTCGGTTGCGCATCACGCGCCAAACCTGCGCCACCAGAACGGCAAATGCGGCGGTCGCAAAGACCAGCTCGATCGGGTCACTATAGGCCCCGCCGCGCGGCGCAGACGCCAGCACCACGGCGATATACATCGACAAAACCGCGATCTCGCCAGCCACGGCAAACCGGTTTACCGCATCGCCAACCTGCTTTGCGATCATCACGCCGGACAAGACGATTCCACACAGCGCAATCAATGTGAACGCCGCGACCAAGCTCATGCGCACCTCTACTTTCCGTTGAAACTTCGGCTTTTTCCGCCGCCATGTCTATTGGGGGAAACCCTGACAGGCGGTCATTAACCATGTCCTTGGATGGCCATACGACCGACTGAAATGATATCGTGAAAATATATCCCGAAATTTCAGGACCTTGTTCACCCCTGTAGGGGATAACCCTGATTTGGCTGGGGCTTTGCCCAATTGGCGTCGAAATTCGGGCTCGGTACTCTGTGCCCCACCACGGAATTGGCCGTGAGATTTAAGCTCAATATTCGGATTAGCCAGTGACAAATAGTGAAACCCCAGACTCGCATCCCTTTGAGGGAACGACGAAACAGAGCAAGGCGCCAACCAAAGCCGATCTGATGGAGATCCGCAGCCTCTACGCTCAGGCCGACGCAATGGCCGAGGCTGCCGAGAAACCCGACGATGAGGATCAGCCCCACGCGGCGGCCCCGCCCCCGGCGCAGTCAAAACTGCCCGACAGGCAGAGTGATGCGGGCTGAGCGCCGGGCGCGTCACTTAGAACTGTTGGACACCACATGATCGCTGTCGATGCCGCCCAGCGAATGAAACAGGCCAGAGGTATTGCTGACGCCGAATTTCTTGAGCAGTTTCGCGCGGTACACTTCGACCGTCCGGTGCGAAATATCGAGGTTGAGCGCAATTTGCTTGCTGGTCAGCCCCTCTGCCAGATGGCTCAGGATCTCGCGCTCGCGCCGGGTAAGCGGCAGGTAGGGCCGCTCGGCGGAGAGGTCGGCAAAGCTCCAGACCGCGCGGTCGAGCGGGCGTTCGGGCGTGAAGGAATGGCCCCGCACACGGCACCAAAACAGGCTGCCATCGCGCCGCGCCATGATGCGTTCGTCCCAATAGGTGTTGGTCTTGCGCAACTGGTCCACGCCACGGTCGCGGATGTTTACGAACTCTTCATCCGAGGGGTAGAGAATGGCGAAAAGCTGGTCGCGCAGGTCGGCGCGCGGATAGCCGAACATCTGCGCAAAGGCATTGTTGCAATCGCGGATGCAGCGGTTCTCGGTCACCACCAGCCCGATGGGCGCATGCACAAAGGCAAGCTCTGCAAAGCGCCCCGTCTCGAAGCAATCATCGGTACGTATTTCCACCATCTTGCTCCGTTTATTTCTTTTTCGGATGCTGAAAACTTAAGCTAGTCGACGGGGGGAGACGGCGCAACATGGCGCTGGCCCGTTTAGGGAGGATACCATGAAGACACGCAGATGGATCGCCGCCGTTCCATGACCAAGCTGGCCCCGGTCGCACAGGTGCGGAGACCGCCGCTGTCGCAATTCACCGACGGCGCGGATGGCAGCACCAACCGCGCGCTGAACCTGATACAGAAAGGCGCGCGCGGATGACCTCCCCCCGTTTCCATTTCATCCCCGTCATGGGACACGAAATCCATGTCACTGAATGGGGCGAGCGCAAGAACCCTGCCTTGATGATGCTGCACGGTCTCGCCCGCACCGGGCGCGACTTTGACGAGGTGGCCGCGACCTTGTCGCAAAATTTCCACGTGCTCTGCCCCGATATGATCGGGCGGGGCCGGTCAAGTTGGGCGGCCAGCCCTGAGGCGGAGTATTCGGTCGAACATTATGCGCGCATCGCGACAGGGGTGTTGGATCACTTCCAGATTGACCGCGCCGCGTGGTTTGGCACCTCTTTGGGCGGCATGATCGGGATGCACATGGCTTCGGGCCCCGAGACCGCGCGGGTCAGCGCATTGGTGGTGAACGACATCAGCCCCGAACTACCCGCGACGGCGGTGAACCGGATCCTCTCCTATGTGGGCAGCCTGCCAGACTTTGGCAGCTTTGCCGAAGGTGAAGCGTGGCTGCGCCAGACCTATGCCCCCTTCGGCCCGGCGGCCGATGCCTATTGGCAGCGCATGGCGCGGTCTTCGCTGCGCCGCCGGGGGGACGGACGGCTGACCCTGCATTATGACCCGCGCATCACCGTGCAGTTCACCGCCTCAGCCCATGAGCTTTCCACTTGGGACCGTTGGGACCGGACCACCACGCCCACGCATCTTTTGCGCGGCGCCCGGTCGGACCTGTTGCTGCCCGAGGCTGCAGAGCGCATGACCCAAAGCGGCTCGCGGCCCGGGATGAGTGAATTCCCCGACTGCGGCCACGCGCCCAATATGTCCAACCCTCAGGATATCGCCCTTTTGCACCGCGTTTTGGTTGAATTGCTGGGGCGATCGCCCCAAGGATAAAAGGCGTCACTTGCAAATTTGACGCTGTTGCCCAGCATTTGTCTGCATCCGGGTATTTTCCTTGCGTCAACAAAGCCCCCTGCAGTCTAATACCCCAAGGGCGTATTCGGCACTAAGAAGGCCGGAGGGCGGAGGACAGAGACCGATTTGGGCAAAGCCGGCATGGAAAAAATGAGAAATGCGCTGTCTCAGCGTGCGAAACGGATTATCGTTCTGGTCGTGTTGTGCGGCGTTGTCCTGGGCTTTGGCCACCGGATCGAGACCCTGTCTTATCAGACCTACATGCAGAATCTGGAGCTTGATACCACCTTAGAGCTGATCGAAGTCCGCGAACAAATCCGCGCGGATATCTTTGACCAGATCCTGAAGCTGCGTGAGTTGGCCACGGTCATCAGTGAGAACCCCACAATCACCCAGTCCGAATTCAGCGCCCGCGCGGCCGAGTTCATGGCCGAGAACCCGGATGTGATTAACCTCGCCGTGGCCCCCGACCTCGTCGTGACAATCGTCCACCCCTATGAGGCCAATCGCGGCGTGCTGGGGCTGGACTACCGCCAAAACGCGGCGCAACTGCCCAAGGTCGAAGAGGCCCTGCGGACCGGCGAAGGGTTGGTGACCGGCCCGGTTGATCTGGTGCAAGGCGGGCGCGGGCTGATCCTGCGGCATCCGATCTTTGATTCAACCAGCACCGCCGCCGCCCCGAACGAACCTTGGGGCATCCTCTCCATGGTTGTGGATTACGACGCGCTCGTCACGCAGCTGCGCATCCCCGAACTGACCGAAAAATACGATCTGGCCATCCGCGAGCTGACCCCCGAGGGAGAGATCGAACAGACGATCATCGGCGACCCCGAGATGACTTTGATCGACCCCATCGAGCTCGACTTCAACTTTGCTTTCGGCGCTTGGCAATTGGCCGCCACTGTCAAAGGCGGCTGGCCAGAGCATCGTCCCGACTTCTGGCTGAACTGGATTTTGCGTCTGCAAGGCGCCCTAGGGGTCACCATTTTTGCCTGGTATATCATCGGCTTGGCCGAGAACCGCAAACTCGCCGAAGAACGTCTGCGCACGGGCGTCGAGGCTTTGGACCATGGTTTTGTCATGTATGACGCAAAGGGCATCTTGGTGCTTTGCAATGAAAAATACCGCGAAATCCACAACTATAGCGAGGTGGTGAAGCCCGGATCATCCTATGAAAAGATTGTCCGTGACAGCATCCGCCGTGGGATCGTGCCCGATGCCATCGGCAAGGAAGAAGAGTGGATTCGCGTCTGGTTGGAAAAACGAGAGAACGGCGCTTTTGAAACCGAACAGCGCATGCCCGATGGCCGCATCATCCGCACCTCGGACCGGCGGATGGAAGACGGCAGCGTCGTGGGTTTGCGGATTGACGTGACCGATCTGAAAAAGGCGCTGCTGACCGCCGAAGACGCGAACAAGGCCAAGACCGACTTCATGGGCGTGCTGAGCCATGAGTTGCGCACGCCGCTGACGGTCATCTTGGGCCATGTCCGCCTTGCGCGGCATTTCGACCGCACCCCGGCAGCGCGCGATCTTCGTACCGCTATTGAGGCGGACCCCAAGACCCGTGAAACACTGGCGCCCAAACTGTCCGCCACGATGGGCAAACTGGGCGATATCATGCAAACGGTGGAGCGTTCGGGCAATCACCTGCTGACCCTGATCAACGAGGTGCTCGATTTTGCCAAGATCGACGCTGGCAGCCTTTCGATCGCGATGG
Coding sequences within it:
- a CDS encoding DUF2474 family protein; translated protein: MGKWLKRSGWFVALWLASVALLAVVAYGIRLVIMPG
- the cydB gene encoding cytochrome d ubiquinol oxidase subunit II, producing the protein MFGLELSFIWAGIIAGAVLIYVVLDGFDLGVGLLFPMTKDEGERNVMMNSVAPIWDGNETWLVLGGGGLFAVFPLAYAVVMPALYMPIILMLLGLIFRGVAFEYRWRTKRWKPLWDMAFFGGSLVASFCQGIALGALVQGIEIEGRAYAGGWWDWLTPFSILTGVAVTVGYALLGATWLNMKLEGRIQAHMRRLAWPLAVATLVFMGMVSLWTPFTDAVYFERWFAWPTALFSGLVPLLVALAAFGMLRGLQRKADIQPFLCAQALFVLGFIGIGISFYPHMVPPSLTIADAAAPDESLMFALVGTLVLLPLILSYTAYAYWVFRGKIDPEEGYH
- a CDS encoding cytochrome ubiquinol oxidase subunit I, whose amino-acid sequence is MLDGYTAEILARVQFAFTVSFHIIFPAFSIGLASFLAVLNALWLWKREETYLKLFNYWKKIFAVAFGMGVVSGIVMSYQIGTNWSVFSDKAGPVVGPLMAYEVLSAFFLEAGFLGIMLFGRKRVGDGLHMFATALVALGTLASATWILSVNSWMQTPAGFGINDVGQFVPEDWWAIVFNPSFPYRLVHMVLAAYLTTALVVGGVGGLHLLRDHADRAARRMFSMAMWMLLLVTPLQIFAGDMHGLNTLEHQPAKVMAMEGHYDSHPDGAPLILFGIPNPEEKRIDYAVEIPKLSSLILKHDLNAPLPGLDTIPDEDEPPVAIVFWSFRIMIALGFAMLGLGLWAALARLRGRLYDAPLLHRLALLMGPTGFVAVLAGWITTEVGRQPFTVYGLLRTSESLAPIEAPAVATSLIAFIVVYFFVFGAGTWYIVAMMRKPVVDHVLEDERDAAQDDAAQDDGPILAVGEEAAVRDKAVKNKREDS
- a CDS encoding HAMP domain-containing sensor histidine kinase, whose product is MRARLAGLWRSMPLRLALLLVLLFTIVSLLSLAASYAVTQRSFEQAIRADLAQDMAGFRAAPGASALARLVEAESRETDPNRLILSYIGPNGRIYGNGAIARDNEGYHIVSIGAARAQYTGVYLTLTDTLYGGLLTIARSRAEITALREVFVNILLVSLLPTVLIALSGGLILARRSKRHVEVIRATLDRLTAGDLAARVAPGARWSDDLLRIGEAVNQMARAQETSVAALRQVSLDIAHDLKTPIQRVSVHLDDLDRAEATGEDRAEPLARARAELDGIAAIFQSLLQLAQVEQGDARAHFAPVDLAALCRTMIELYEPAAGEQGKRLLCDLPETSTHVTGDRALLGQLLANLIENALRHSGDAEAVEISLNQTAGQVVLTLADSGPGIPAADRDKVLQRLYRLDRSRGTPGHGLGLALVDGVAKLHGARLELIDNAPGLRVVITFDS
- a CDS encoding winged helix-turn-helix domain-containing protein; the encoded protein is MKLLVVEDDTTTSTYIARGLREEGHAVDVVADGRDGLVQATTGQYDVLILDRMLPELDGLTLLKTLRGAGNATPVLLLTAMGAVEDRIDGLNAGADDYLVKPFAFGELSARVNALARRPQALEQETTLRAGDLTMDLISRRVTRAGQDIDLLPREFALLEHLMRRKGRVQTRTMLLEAVWDISFDPMTNVVETHISRLRAKVDRPFHTELIQTVRGAGYRIDA
- a CDS encoding Do family serine endopeptidase codes for the protein MNQTFSKAPRAAALALSAAVAATPMLALAPTAALAVPAGGYADLVEAVSPAVVFIEVTAKQQSTQIQQQLPPGMSEELRRRFEHMLPDQPGAEATPRQGLGSGFIISEDGQIVTNHHVVAGAETVTVKLADGRSFDAEVVGSDAMTDIALLKVAADVDLPKVDFGTSKTLRVGDEVVAVGNPFGLGGTVTSGIISALSRDIQAGPFDDFIQTDAAINRGNSGGPLFNNDGEVVGVNTAILSPGGGSVGIGFSVPSDLVQTIVADLADDGLVERGWLGVQIRQMTPEVANVLGYDEPRGAVIEAVSEDSPAAKAGLKKGDIILSFGDTEVDDLRDLTRAVATTTPETAAEVVVLRKGSEQTLDVTVGTLEPKPA
- a CDS encoding response regulator transcription factor is translated as MSENGIVYVVDDDAAVRESLVWLLGSVGLRAIPFASAAAFLDSYEDSGNCCLVSDVRMPGMSGLELQKALNARGIKVPLILMTAFGDVSTAVTAMKAGAVDFIEKPFNNQNMLDLINTALQADAARRKGEEAEVENAQLLARLTPQEHRVFERVVAGLSNREIGSEMDISIKTVEVHRARVMRKLEANSVAELVRFHIHNAPPASAEDSERA